A genomic stretch from Flavobacterium nitratireducens includes:
- a CDS encoding FecR family protein, with the protein MKKEKEILKWLDGELSSKEIADLKQSEDFNTIEKIAYYASHIDAPKVNAEEALAAFKNRNLTKKKTKVRPLYFSTVFKIAAVFLVLLTSAYFLFLNSNQSFETGIAQTKSFKLPDNSDVLLNASSKITFNENNWDKQRSLTLEGEAYFEVQKGKTFSVQSADGVVKVLGTHFDVKQRNNYYEVSCFEGLVSVTYNNTTVKLPPGKSFRVINNRIEKTDDFDAQKPSWLLKESSFTRIPLNLVIAELERQYDIKIETENIDTTKLFTGSFTHSNQKVALESITIPLQLSYKVQGKTIILYQYEVQ; encoded by the coding sequence ATGAAAAAGGAAAAAGAAATATTAAAATGGCTCGATGGCGAACTTTCAAGTAAAGAAATCGCAGATTTAAAACAATCTGAAGATTTTAATACGATTGAGAAAATTGCGTATTATGCTTCACACATCGATGCGCCAAAAGTAAATGCAGAAGAAGCTTTGGCTGCATTTAAAAACAGAAACCTAACTAAAAAGAAAACTAAAGTACGTCCATTGTATTTTAGTACTGTTTTTAAAATTGCGGCAGTATTTCTGGTATTATTAACATCTGCCTATTTTCTGTTTTTGAATAGCAACCAATCATTTGAAACGGGAATTGCTCAAACCAAATCATTTAAATTACCTGATAATTCAGATGTATTGCTAAATGCATCCTCCAAAATTACTTTCAACGAGAACAATTGGGACAAACAAAGAAGTTTAACTCTAGAAGGTGAAGCCTATTTTGAAGTTCAAAAAGGAAAAACCTTTAGTGTTCAATCTGCTGATGGAGTGGTTAAAGTATTAGGAACCCATTTTGATGTAAAACAACGTAATAATTACTACGAAGTAAGCTGTTTTGAAGGTTTGGTAAGTGTCACCTACAATAATACCACAGTAAAATTACCTCCTGGTAAAAGTTTTAGAGTAATTAATAATCGTATTGAAAAAACAGATGATTTTGATGCTCAAAAACCATCTTGGTTACTAAAAGAATCTAGTTTTACCCGTATCCCTTTGAATTTAGTAATTGCCGAATTAGAACGCCAGTATGATATCAAAATAGAAACTGAGAATATAGATACAACCAAATTATTTACAGGAAGTTTTACGCATAGCAATCAAAAAGTTGCACTAGAATCCATAACAATTCCGTTACAACTTAGTTATAAAGTACAAGGTAAAACGATTATATTATACCAATATGAGGTTCAATAA
- a CDS encoding TonB-dependent receptor, translating into MRFNKWIFYVLLIGTKSICSAQTNSNKTPLTIVIKTIEQQFDVKFSYAVEDIATISIEKPHPTLNLQQTIDDLNAKVPLQFKALDNRYITISKLNKNIRACGVVLAADSKTILPGASIRTTNSNWTVAAKNGNFNLENVPIDAIITISYIGYETKELKAKDFFAAAKEGLTILLKPSKEELNPVLIPVFLTSGLQKTTDGSTILYTKKFGILPGLTEPDVLQSIQTLPGIESTNESVANINVRGGTNDQNFMLWDNIKMYHSGHFFGLISAYNPNLTNKIVVTKNGTSAEFSDGVSSMINMSTNNEIKKSISGGAGINLISGDFFVQIPLATNLEIDLSARHSITDFVNTPTYSKYYKKSFQDSEINADNTDRNTNSDFNFYDYTAKILYDLNEKHQLRANLIGITNELNYSEKNNANESLSKSSGLSQKNIGFGGSWNAKWSPKISTEFNSYYSRYNIDSRDYRIATEQLLTEANEVIETGAKFNLHYLLNENFKLLTGYQMNETGMLNQTRVNNPLYSSTKKTVLLNHATYAETTYQKNNTFLRMGLRLNYFQKFQKFLIEPRINVRQSIAKGLALKVEGEFKNQSSTQIIDFEDDFLGVEKRRWQLVDNNTIPIAQSKQVSFGIDYSQNNWNIDLTSFCKIVDGITASNQGFYNNFQYQNAHGSYTNKGIEFLINKTTQDLSTWISYTYSQNNYHFDSFIPSTFPNNVDIRHSVTLGFNYTVFDNLKIAIGGTWRNGVPYTKPVEGNETVQNGNRYFVNYDAPNSLKLDNFLRLDTSLSYNFNFTSSIKGALRAGVINATNHENTINRYYKVDPNDNSKAIQVNNKSLGMTPNISFRMNF; encoded by the coding sequence ATGAGGTTCAATAAATGGATTTTTTACGTATTATTAATAGGTACCAAGAGTATTTGTTCGGCACAAACTAACAGTAACAAAACACCTCTAACAATTGTTATCAAAACTATTGAACAACAGTTTGATGTGAAATTTTCTTATGCCGTAGAAGATATTGCAACCATTTCTATAGAAAAACCCCATCCAACACTAAATCTTCAACAAACAATTGATGATTTGAATGCGAAAGTTCCGCTTCAGTTCAAGGCATTAGACAACCGATATATTACCATTTCTAAATTGAATAAAAACATCCGTGCCTGTGGAGTTGTTCTTGCTGCAGATAGTAAAACAATACTTCCGGGAGCATCTATTAGAACTACTAATTCTAACTGGACTGTTGCTGCTAAAAATGGAAATTTCAATTTAGAAAATGTGCCCATTGATGCCATTATTACGATTTCATACATTGGTTATGAAACTAAAGAGTTAAAAGCAAAAGATTTTTTTGCTGCTGCAAAAGAAGGTTTAACCATTTTATTAAAACCTTCTAAAGAAGAACTTAATCCTGTTTTAATACCTGTTTTTCTAACCTCGGGATTACAAAAAACCACCGATGGAAGTACCATTTTATACACTAAGAAATTTGGAATCTTGCCGGGTTTAACCGAACCAGATGTTTTACAATCCATACAGACCCTACCCGGAATTGAAAGCACTAATGAAAGCGTAGCAAATATCAATGTTCGAGGCGGTACGAACGATCAAAACTTTATGCTTTGGGATAATATTAAAATGTATCATTCTGGACATTTTTTTGGTTTAATTTCTGCTTATAATCCTAATTTGACTAACAAAATTGTGGTCACAAAAAATGGAACCAGCGCCGAATTTAGTGATGGGGTTTCTAGTATGATTAATATGAGTACTAATAATGAAATCAAAAAATCAATTTCAGGTGGCGCTGGAATAAACCTAATAAGTGGTGATTTTTTTGTACAAATTCCATTGGCAACAAACCTAGAAATTGACCTTTCTGCTCGCCATTCTATAACTGATTTTGTAAACACTCCTACATATTCTAAATATTACAAAAAGAGTTTTCAGGATAGCGAAATTAATGCTGATAATACTGATAGAAACACCAATTCAGACTTTAACTTCTACGATTATACTGCTAAAATTCTTTATGACTTAAATGAAAAGCATCAACTTAGAGCTAATCTAATTGGTATCACCAACGAACTCAACTATTCTGAAAAAAATAATGCAAACGAAAGTTTATCCAAATCCAGTGGGCTTTCGCAAAAAAATATTGGTTTTGGTGGAAGTTGGAATGCAAAGTGGAGTCCCAAAATCAGCACCGAATTCAACAGCTATTATTCCAGATACAATATCGATTCGCGTGATTACCGAATTGCTACAGAACAGCTTTTAACAGAAGCGAATGAAGTAATTGAAACAGGAGCCAAATTCAATTTACATTATTTATTAAATGAAAATTTTAAGCTCTTAACAGGCTATCAAATGAATGAAACAGGGATGCTCAATCAAACACGAGTGAATAATCCGTTGTATTCAAGTACCAAAAAAACCGTTTTGCTTAATCATGCAACTTACGCTGAAACCACATATCAAAAAAACAATACTTTCTTACGGATGGGACTTCGTTTGAATTATTTCCAAAAATTTCAAAAATTCCTAATAGAACCTCGTATCAATGTAAGACAAAGTATCGCAAAAGGACTAGCACTAAAAGTTGAAGGAGAGTTTAAAAATCAAAGTTCAACTCAAATTATCGATTTTGAAGATGATTTTTTAGGTGTAGAAAAAAGACGTTGGCAATTAGTTGACAATAATACCATTCCAATTGCTCAAAGTAAACAAGTCTCATTTGGTATCGATTATAGCCAAAACAATTGGAATATCGACCTAACTTCTTTCTGTAAAATAGTAGATGGAATTACAGCTTCCAACCAAGGTTTTTATAATAATTTTCAATATCAAAATGCTCATGGAAGTTATACTAATAAAGGAATTGAATTTCTAATTAATAAAACCACTCAAGATCTTAGTACTTGGATAAGCTATACTTATAGCCAAAACAACTATCATTTTGACAGTTTCATTCCGTCTACCTTTCCTAATAATGTTGATATAAGACATTCGGTAACATTAGGATTCAATTATACTGTTTTTGACAATTTAAAAATAGCTATTGGTGGAACTTGGCGTAACGGAGTACCTTATACCAAACCTGTAGAAGGGAACGAAACCGTACAAAATGGAAACCGTTACTTTGTTAATTATGACGCGCCAAACAGCTTAAAATTAGATAATTTTCTGCGACTAGATACTTCTTTAAGTTATAATTTCAATTTTACTTCTAGTATAAAAGGAGCACTTAGAGCTGGTGTTATTAATGCTACAAATCATGAAAACACAATTAATCGCTACTATAAAGTGGATCCAAATGATAATTCCAAAGCCATACAAGTAAACAATAAATCGTTAGGTATGACTCCCAATATTAGCTTTAGAATGAATTTTTAA
- a CDS encoding DoxX family protein, with product MKKNIDLGLLIIRVAVGGLMLLHGIAKIGKTSFIAGLLSEKGLPGFLSYGVYLTEIIAPILILIGCRTRLSSIAYVFGALFALFLVHTNEILQLNENGGWQLELLGLYISGGIALVFTGGGKIALSHSNEWD from the coding sequence ATGAAGAAAAACATTGATTTAGGACTACTTATCATTCGTGTTGCTGTAGGAGGATTAATGCTACTACATGGAATAGCAAAAATTGGAAAAACCTCTTTTATTGCTGGACTACTATCCGAAAAAGGATTACCTGGATTTTTATCTTATGGAGTTTATCTAACAGAGATAATTGCACCTATACTAATTCTTATTGGTTGTAGAACTAGACTTTCATCAATTGCCTATGTTTTTGGGGCATTGTTTGCTTTGTTCTTAGTTCACACTAACGAGATTTTACAACTAAATGAAAATGGGGGCTGGCAACTAGAGTTATTAGGATTGTATATTTCTGGCGGTATTGCTTTAGTATTTACTGGTGGTGGAAAAATAGCTCTTTCGCATTCTAATGAATGGGATTAA